GGGTGCTCGCGCAGCGGACTCAAGGCAAAGCGCAGGAAGGCGTCGATATCGAGGGTGCCGGCGCGGTATTGCGCGTAAAAACGGTCGTTCGCACGCGCATAGTGGGCCCCGTCCACCAGCCCGCGGGCGACCAGAAATTCCCCCCAAAGGTGATCGGAGTCCCCTGCAATCAGGGTGTTGTCGAGGTCGAAAATCGCTAAGGCCATGCTCTCATTCCTGCTTTCGCGCTCGCGCCCCGCGGGGCCTGGGAGCCGGGATCGGGCGCATTGTGCCTCAGAAGTGCCCCGCGGCGACGGTTGAAGATGCCGTCGCCCCTGCCCGCGGGGCTGCGCGCGGCCCCGCGGACGGCTCCAAAAGGCACCGGGAAAGCCTTTTGACGGCAACCGCTTATACAATCCAGCGCTTGCCGCTCCCAAGCCGGTTGTGGAAGAATGCGATCACTTAGACGGCCGAGTAAGCTGCCTTGATCGACCGCGACGGTTTCCGCCCCAATGTGGGTATCATTCTGAGCAACGACGAGCGCCGCCTCTTCTGGGGTCGGCGCATCGGTCAAAATGCCTGGCAGTTCCCGCAAGGGGGCATCAACACTGATGAGACCCCGGCGCAGGCCATGTACCGGGAGTTGGAGGAAGAGGTTGGACTGGAACCCCACCAGGTCACGATCCTGGGCGCCACCCAGGGCTGGCTGCGCTACCACCTGCCCAAGCGCTTCATCCGCCGCCATTGCGGCCCGACCTGCATCGGCCAGAAACAGGTCTGGTTCCTGCTGCGGGTGGACTGCCAGGAGGAGGCCTTTTGTCTCGACAAGACCGACAAGCCGGAGTTCGACGCCTGGCGCTGGGTGCGCTACTGGCAGCCCCTGCACGAGGTGGTCTACTTCAAGCGCCGGGTCTATGAACTGGCGCTCGAAGAGTTGGCGCCGCTGCTGTATCCGGAGGGGATCCCGGAGCGCAGCGAGGCCCTGCCGCGGGCGGCCGGCTTCCTGCGTCAGCGGCACCGCTGATGTCTGACGCCCGCGCCCAGCCCCCGGTGTCACCGTCGCCGCCGCCCGCGGCCCCGGTCCCCGCCCCCGCTTCACCCAGCCCAAAGGCCCCGTCGCCCATGCCCGGCATGCTCGAATCACTGCGTCGCATCGTCCAGGAGGTCGACAACGCACCCGACCTGGAACAGGCCCTGGCCATCATCGTGCGGCGGGTCAAGGAGGCCGTGGGGGCCGATGTCTGCTCGGTCTATCTCAACGACTACGACAACCGCCGCCACATCCTCCAGGCCACCGACGGCCTGCGCCAGGCGGCGGTGGGGCGGGTGCGCATCGAGTTGGGGCGCGGCCTGGTGGGGCTGGTGAGCGAGCGGGCGGAACCCATCAACCTGGACGACGCCTCCGCCCATCCACGCTATCTCTGTATCACCGACACCGGCGAGCAGCGCTACCACGGCTTCCTTGGGGCACCGATCATCCAGAACCGCAAGGTGCTCGGGGTGTTGGTGCTGCGCCAGTTGGAGAAGCGGCACTATCTGGATGACGAGGTCACCTTCGTCGTCACGCTGGCCTCCCAACTCGCCGGCGCCATCACCTACGCTCGCACCAACGGCGAACTGGCGCGCCTCCAGGACGAGGGCATCCCCCAGCGCTTCCTGCCCGGGCTCGCCGCCTCACCCGGCATCGGCATCGGCATCGCCGCGGTGGTCTATCCCCCGGCGGACCTGGATGCCATCCCCGACCGGCGCGCCGAGAACCCCCAGGCCGAGGAGGACGCCTTCCGCGGCGCCCTCCAGGACGTGGCCGCGGACCTGGACCGCATGGTGGCGCGCACCCAGACCAACCTGAGCGCCGAGGACGTTGCAATCTTCGACGCCTGGCGCCTGATGCTGGAGAGCGACACCCTGGTCGACGGCACCGTCGCCCGCATCCGCGCCGGCAACTGGGCGCCCGGGGCCCTGCGCGCGACCATCGCCGATCACGCCCGGGTATTCGACGGGATGGAGGACGCCTATCTGCGCGAGCGCGCCTCCGACGTGCGCGACCTGGGCCGCAGTATCCTGATGCACCTGCAGAACCTCGCCGCCGCGCCCATCGCCTATCCGCAGAAGACCATCCTAGTGGGGGCGGAAATCTCCGCCATGCAGATCGTCGATGTGCCGCGCGAGCGCCTGGCCGGGATGGTCTCGACCAGCGGCTCCGGGTCCTCCCACGTCGCCATCCTGGCGCGCGGCATGGGGGTACCCGCGGCCATGGGCGTCGCCGACCTGCCGGTGGGGCGCGCCGAGGGCCGCGACATGGTGGTCGACGGCTACCGCGGCCGGGTCTATGTCTCCCCCGGTCCGGCGGTGCGCGCCGAGTACCAGCGCATGGCCGACGACGACCGGGCCATGAGCAACGAGTTGCAGTCCCTGCGCCACCTGCCGGCGGAGACCACCGACGGCTACCAGTTGCCGCTCTTCCTCAACACCGGGCTGGTCTCCGAACACCGGCCGCTCGGGATCGAGGAGGCCGCCGGGGTGGGGCTCTACCGCACCGAACTGCCCTTCATCGTGCGCGACAGCTTCCCCGGGGAGGCAGCGCAGATGTCCAATTACCGCAAGGTGTTGGAGATGTTCGCCCCGCGTCCGGTGACGATCCGCACGCTCGACATCGGCGGCGACAAGCCCCTGCCCTATTTCCCGGTGCATGAGGCCAACCCCTTCCTGGGCTGGCGC
The DNA window shown above is from Candidatus Thiodictyon syntrophicum and carries:
- a CDS encoding RNA pyrophosphohydrolase gives rise to the protein MIDRDGFRPNVGIILSNDERRLFWGRRIGQNAWQFPQGGINTDETPAQAMYRELEEEVGLEPHQVTILGATQGWLRYHLPKRFIRRHCGPTCIGQKQVWFLLRVDCQEEAFCLDKTDKPEFDAWRWVRYWQPLHEVVYFKRRVYELALEELAPLLYPEGIPERSEALPRAAGFLRQRHR
- the ptsP gene encoding phosphoenolpyruvate--protein phosphotransferase — protein: MLESLRRIVQEVDNAPDLEQALAIIVRRVKEAVGADVCSVYLNDYDNRRHILQATDGLRQAAVGRVRIELGRGLVGLVSERAEPINLDDASAHPRYLCITDTGEQRYHGFLGAPIIQNRKVLGVLVLRQLEKRHYLDDEVTFVVTLASQLAGAITYARTNGELARLQDEGIPQRFLPGLAASPGIGIGIAAVVYPPADLDAIPDRRAENPQAEEDAFRGALQDVAADLDRMVARTQTNLSAEDVAIFDAWRLMLESDTLVDGTVARIRAGNWAPGALRATIADHARVFDGMEDAYLRERASDVRDLGRSILMHLQNLAAAPIAYPQKTILVGAEISAMQIVDVPRERLAGMVSTSGSGSSHVAILARGMGVPAAMGVADLPVGRAEGRDMVVDGYRGRVYVSPGPAVRAEYQRMADDDRAMSNELQSLRHLPAETTDGYQLPLFLNTGLVSEHRPLGIEEAAGVGLYRTELPFIVRDSFPGEAAQMSNYRKVLEMFAPRPVTIRTLDIGGDKPLPYFPVHEANPFLGWRGIRITLDHPEIFLTQVRAILRASVGLDNLQVLFPMISTVTEVDEALTLLRRAYEELLEEGYQVRMPPVGVMIEVPAAVYQAEALARRVDFLSVGTNDLTQYLLAVDRNNAHVAKLYDDLHPAVLRALSQTLAGARVHGREVSICGEMAGDPLAAVLLLGMGVHSLSMGAHSLPRVKRVIRSISRARAREVLQAALQCEDAASVRRILFETLEGLGLGGLVRPRR